The following are encoded in a window of Vitis riparia cultivar Riparia Gloire de Montpellier isolate 1030 unplaced genomic scaffold, EGFV_Vit.rip_1.0 scaffold819_pilon_pilon, whole genome shotgun sequence genomic DNA:
- the LOC117910689 gene encoding protein SRC1-like, which yields MAGIIHKIEETLHMGGGRKEEEKHKGEGQGHGAYKGEGQGYGHSEYKGEGQGYGHGEHKGEGYGHGEHKGEGYGQGEHKGGIMEKIQGHGHEHGPVEEKKKKKEKKKHEHGHEHDGHSSSSSDSD from the coding sequence ATGGCAGGAATCATCCACAAGATAGAGGAGACCCTTCACATGGGGGGAGGGCGCAAGGAGGAGGAGAAGCACAAGGGAGAGGGGCAAGGGCATGGTGCATACAAAGGAGAGGGTCAGGGGTATGGGCATAGTGAATACAAAGGAGAGGGTCAGGGGTATGGGCATGGTGAACACAAGGGAGAGGGTTATGGGCATGGTGAACACAAGGGAGAGGGTTATGGGCAAGGTGAACACAAGGGAGGGATAATGGAGAAGATCCAAGGACATGGACATGAACACGGGCCTGttgaggagaagaagaagaagaaggagaagaagaagcaCGAGCATGGCCATGAACATGATGGCCatagcagcagcagcagcgACAGCGACTAG